The Onychomys torridus chromosome 4, mOncTor1.1, whole genome shotgun sequence genome includes a window with the following:
- the Prpf40a gene encoding pre-mRNA-processing factor 40 homolog A isoform X9 encodes MLLSFLGPSVSIGPIKMPGMMSSVMSGMMMSHMSQASMQPALPPGVNSMDVAAGAASGAKSMWTEHKSPDGRTYYYNTETKQSTWEKPDDLKTPAEQLLSKCPWKEYKSDSGKPYYYNSQTKESRWAKPKELEDLEGYQNTIVAGGLITKSNLHAMIKAEESSKQEECTTTSTAPVPTTEIPTTMSTMAAAEAAAAVVAAAAAAAAAANANTSTTPTNTVGSVPVAPEPEVTSIVPTVVDNENAVTISNEEQAQIANTTAIQDLSGDISSNTGEEPSKQETVTDFTPKKEEEESQPAKKTYTWNTKEEAKQAFKELLKEKRVPSNASWEQAMKMIINDPRYSALAKLSEKKQAFNAYKVQTEKEEKEEARSKYKEAKESFQRFLENHEKMTSTTRYKKAEQMFGEMEVWNAISERDRLEIYEDVLFFLSKKEKEQAKQLRKRNWEALKNILDNMANVTYSTTWSEAQQYLMDNPTFAEDEELQNMDKEDALICFEEHIRALEKEEEEEKQKTLLRERRRQRKNRESFQIFLDELHEHGQLHSMSSWMELYPTISSDIRFTNMLGQPVFSLGSTALDLFKFYVEDLKARYHDEKKIIKDILKDKGFVVEVNTTFEDFVAIISSTKRSTTLDAGNIKLAFNSLLEKAEAREREREKEEARKMKRKESAFKSMLKQAAPPIELDAVWEDIRERFVKEPAFEDITLESERKRIFKDFMHVLEHECQHHHSKNKKHSKKSKKHHRKRSRSRSGSDSDDDDSHSKKKRQRSESHSASEHSSSAESERSYKKSKKHKKKSKKRRHKSDSPESDTEREKDKKDKDRESEKDRSRQRSESKHKSPKKKTGKDSGNWDTSGSELSEGELEKRRRTLLEQLDDDQ; translated from the exons CCTGGAGTAAATAGTATGGATGTAGCAGCAG gTGCAGCATCTGGTGCA aaatcaATGTGGACAGAACATAAATCACCCGATGGAAGGACTTATTATTACAATACTGAAACAAAACAGTCTACCTGGGAAAAACCAGATGATCTTAAAACACCTGCTGAG CAACTCTTGTCTAAATGCCCGTGGAAAGAGTACAAATCTGATTCTGGGAAGCCTTATTACTATAATTCTCAAACGAAAGAGTCCCGCTGGGCCAAACCAAAGGAACTTGAGGATCTTGAAG GATACCAGAATACCATTGTTGCTGGAGGTCTTATTACAAAATCAAACCTGCATG CTATGATCAAAGCTGAAGAAAGCAG CAAGCAAGAAGAATGTACTACAACATCAACAGCCCCAGTTCCTACAACAGAAATTCCTACCACTATGAGCACCATGGCTGCTGCAGAAGCAGCAGCTGCTGTTGttgcagctgctgcagctgctgcagcagcTGCTAATGCCAATACTTCCACCACACCTACTAATACTGTAGGAAGTGTTCCAGTTGCTCCTGAGCCTGAAGTTACTTCCATTGTTCCTACTGTTGTCGATAATGAAAACGCAGTAACTATATCCAATGAAGAACAAGCACAGATTGCTAATACCACAGCCATTCAAGATTTAAGTGGTGACATTTCCAGTAACACTGGAGAGGAACCATCTAAACAAGAAACTGTTACCGA TTTTACTcctaaaaaagaagaggaagagagccaACCAGCAAAAAAAACATACACTTGGAATACAAAGGAGGAGGCAAAGCAAGCATTTAAAGAATTATTGAAAGAAAAG cGGGTACCTTCGAATGCTTCGTGGGAGCAAGCTATGAAAATGATCATTAATGATCCTCGGTATAG tGCTTTAGCAAAGCTGAGTGAAAAAAAGCAGGCTTTTAATGCCTATAAAGTCCAgactgagaaagaggaaaaagaagaagcaagatCAAAATACAAAGAAGCTAAGGAATCTTTTCAGCGTTTTCTTGAAAATCATGAGAAAATGACTTCCACAACCAGATACAA AAAAGCCGAACAAATGTTTGGGGAGATGGAAGTTTGGAATGCTATATCAGAGCGTGATCGTCTTGAAATCTATGAAGATGTTTTGTTCTtcctttcaaaaaaagaaaag GAACAAGCAAAGCAGTTACGAAAGAGAAATTGGGAAGCCTTAAAAAACATACTTGACAACATGGCTAATGTCACGTATTCTACGACTTGGTCTGAAGCCCAGCAGTATCTGATGGATAATCCAACGTTTGCAGAGGATGAAGAGTTACAGA ACATGGATAAAGAAGATGCACTAATATGCTTTGAGGAACACATCCGGGctttagaaaaggaagaagaagaagaaaaacagaagacattGTTGAGAGAAAGGAGGCGGCAGCGTAAAAATAGGGAATCTTTTCAG ATATTCTTAGATGAACTACATGAACATGGACAACTACATTCTATGTCCTCTTGGATGGAACTATATCCAACCATTAGTTCTGACATTAGATTCACTAATATGCTTGGTCAGCCGG TTTTTTCATTAGGATCAACTGCACTTGATCTTTTCAAGTTTTATGTTGAAGATCTTAAAGCACGTTATCATGAcgaaaaaaagataataaaagacATTCTGAAG GATAAAGGATTTGTAGTTGAAGTAAACACCACTTTTGAAGATTTTGTGGCAATAATAAGTTCAACAAAAAGATCAACTACTTTGGATGCTGGAAATATCAAGTTGGCTTTCAATAGT TTACTAGAAAAGGCAGAAGCCCGTGAAcgtgaaagagaaaaagaggaagcacgaaaaatgaaaagaaaagagtctGCATTTAAGAGTATGTTGAAACAGGCTGCTCCTCCAATAGAGCTGGATGCCGTCTGGGAAGAC ATCCGGGAGAGATTTGTAAAAGAACCAGCATTTGAGGACATAACTCtagaatctgaaagaaaaagaatatttaaagatTTCATGCATGTGCTTGAG CATGAATGTCAACATCATCATTCAAAGAACAAGAAACATTCTAAGAAATCTAAAAAACACCATAGGAAACGCTCCCGCTCTCGATCG GGATCAGATTCAGATGATGATGATAgccattcaaagaaaaaaagacagcgATCAGAGTCCCATTCTGCTTCAGAACATTCTTCTAGTGCTGAATCTG AGAGAAGTTATAAGAAATCAAAAAAGcataagaagaaaagcaaaaagaggaGACATAAATCT GATTCTCCAGAATCAGATACTGAACGAGAGAAGGATAAGAAAGATAAAGATCGGGAAAGTGAAAAAGACAGAAGTAGACAGAGATCAGAATCAAAACACAAATCACCTAAGAAAAAGACTGGAAAGGATTCT GGTAACTGGGATACTTCTGGCAGTGAACTGAGTGAAGGTGAATTAGAAAAGCGCAGAAGAACCCTTTTGGAGCAACTGGATGATGATCAATAA
- the Prpf40a gene encoding pre-mRNA-processing factor 40 homolog A isoform X11, producing MLLSFLGPSVSIGPIKMPGMMSSVMSGMMMSHMSQASMQPALPPGVNSMDVAAGAASGAKSMWTEHKSPDGRTYYYNTETKQSTWEKPDDLKTPAEQLLSKCPWKEYKSDSGKPYYYNSQTKESRWAKPKELEDLEAMIKAEESSKQEECTTTSTAPVPTTEIPTTMSTMAAAEAAAAVVAAAAAAAAAANANTSTTPTNTVGSVPVAPEPEVTSIVPTVVDNENAVTISNEEQAQIANTTAIQDLSGDISSNTGEEPSKQETVTDFTPKKEEEESQPAKKTYTWNTKEEAKQAFKELLKEKRVPSNASWEQAMKMIINDPRYSALAKLSEKKQAFNAYKVQTEKEEKEEARSKYKEAKESFQRFLENHEKMTSTTRYKKAEQMFGEMEVWNAISERDRLEIYEDVLFFLSKKEKEQAKQLRKRNWEALKNILDNMANVTYSTTWSEAQQYLMDNPTFAEDEELQNMDKEDALICFEEHIRALEKEEEEEKQKTLLRERRRQRKNRESFQIFLDELHEHGQLHSMSSWMELYPTISSDIRFTNMLGQPGSTALDLFKFYVEDLKARYHDEKKIIKDILKDKGFVVEVNTTFEDFVAIISSTKRSTTLDAGNIKLAFNSLLEKAEAREREREKEEARKMKRKESAFKSMLKQAAPPIELDAVWEDIRERFVKEPAFEDITLESERKRIFKDFMHVLEHECQHHHSKNKKHSKKSKKHHRKRSRSRSGSDSDDDDSHSKKKRQRSESHSASEHSSSAESERSYKKSKKHKKKSKKRRHKSDSPESDTEREKDKKDKDRESEKDRSRQRSESKHKSPKKKTGKDSGNWDTSGSELSEGELEKRRRTLLEQLDDDQ from the exons CCTGGAGTAAATAGTATGGATGTAGCAGCAG gTGCAGCATCTGGTGCA aaatcaATGTGGACAGAACATAAATCACCCGATGGAAGGACTTATTATTACAATACTGAAACAAAACAGTCTACCTGGGAAAAACCAGATGATCTTAAAACACCTGCTGAG CAACTCTTGTCTAAATGCCCGTGGAAAGAGTACAAATCTGATTCTGGGAAGCCTTATTACTATAATTCTCAAACGAAAGAGTCCCGCTGGGCCAAACCAAAGGAACTTGAGGATCTTGAAG CTATGATCAAAGCTGAAGAAAGCAG CAAGCAAGAAGAATGTACTACAACATCAACAGCCCCAGTTCCTACAACAGAAATTCCTACCACTATGAGCACCATGGCTGCTGCAGAAGCAGCAGCTGCTGTTGttgcagctgctgcagctgctgcagcagcTGCTAATGCCAATACTTCCACCACACCTACTAATACTGTAGGAAGTGTTCCAGTTGCTCCTGAGCCTGAAGTTACTTCCATTGTTCCTACTGTTGTCGATAATGAAAACGCAGTAACTATATCCAATGAAGAACAAGCACAGATTGCTAATACCACAGCCATTCAAGATTTAAGTGGTGACATTTCCAGTAACACTGGAGAGGAACCATCTAAACAAGAAACTGTTACCGA TTTTACTcctaaaaaagaagaggaagagagccaACCAGCAAAAAAAACATACACTTGGAATACAAAGGAGGAGGCAAAGCAAGCATTTAAAGAATTATTGAAAGAAAAG cGGGTACCTTCGAATGCTTCGTGGGAGCAAGCTATGAAAATGATCATTAATGATCCTCGGTATAG tGCTTTAGCAAAGCTGAGTGAAAAAAAGCAGGCTTTTAATGCCTATAAAGTCCAgactgagaaagaggaaaaagaagaagcaagatCAAAATACAAAGAAGCTAAGGAATCTTTTCAGCGTTTTCTTGAAAATCATGAGAAAATGACTTCCACAACCAGATACAA AAAAGCCGAACAAATGTTTGGGGAGATGGAAGTTTGGAATGCTATATCAGAGCGTGATCGTCTTGAAATCTATGAAGATGTTTTGTTCTtcctttcaaaaaaagaaaag GAACAAGCAAAGCAGTTACGAAAGAGAAATTGGGAAGCCTTAAAAAACATACTTGACAACATGGCTAATGTCACGTATTCTACGACTTGGTCTGAAGCCCAGCAGTATCTGATGGATAATCCAACGTTTGCAGAGGATGAAGAGTTACAGA ACATGGATAAAGAAGATGCACTAATATGCTTTGAGGAACACATCCGGGctttagaaaaggaagaagaagaagaaaaacagaagacattGTTGAGAGAAAGGAGGCGGCAGCGTAAAAATAGGGAATCTTTTCAG ATATTCTTAGATGAACTACATGAACATGGACAACTACATTCTATGTCCTCTTGGATGGAACTATATCCAACCATTAGTTCTGACATTAGATTCACTAATATGCTTGGTCAGCCGG GATCAACTGCACTTGATCTTTTCAAGTTTTATGTTGAAGATCTTAAAGCACGTTATCATGAcgaaaaaaagataataaaagacATTCTGAAG GATAAAGGATTTGTAGTTGAAGTAAACACCACTTTTGAAGATTTTGTGGCAATAATAAGTTCAACAAAAAGATCAACTACTTTGGATGCTGGAAATATCAAGTTGGCTTTCAATAGT TTACTAGAAAAGGCAGAAGCCCGTGAAcgtgaaagagaaaaagaggaagcacgaaaaatgaaaagaaaagagtctGCATTTAAGAGTATGTTGAAACAGGCTGCTCCTCCAATAGAGCTGGATGCCGTCTGGGAAGAC ATCCGGGAGAGATTTGTAAAAGAACCAGCATTTGAGGACATAACTCtagaatctgaaagaaaaagaatatttaaagatTTCATGCATGTGCTTGAG CATGAATGTCAACATCATCATTCAAAGAACAAGAAACATTCTAAGAAATCTAAAAAACACCATAGGAAACGCTCCCGCTCTCGATCG GGATCAGATTCAGATGATGATGATAgccattcaaagaaaaaaagacagcgATCAGAGTCCCATTCTGCTTCAGAACATTCTTCTAGTGCTGAATCTG AGAGAAGTTATAAGAAATCAAAAAAGcataagaagaaaagcaaaaagaggaGACATAAATCT GATTCTCCAGAATCAGATACTGAACGAGAGAAGGATAAGAAAGATAAAGATCGGGAAAGTGAAAAAGACAGAAGTAGACAGAGATCAGAATCAAAACACAAATCACCTAAGAAAAAGACTGGAAAGGATTCT GGTAACTGGGATACTTCTGGCAGTGAACTGAGTGAAGGTGAATTAGAAAAGCGCAGAAGAACCCTTTTGGAGCAACTGGATGATGATCAATAA
- the Prpf40a gene encoding pre-mRNA-processing factor 40 homolog A isoform X10 yields the protein MLLSFLGPSVSIGPIKMPGMMSSVMSGMMMSHMSQASMQPALPPGVNSMDVAAGAASGAKSMWTEHKSPDGRTYYYNTETKQSTWEKPDDLKTPAEQLLSKCPWKEYKSDSGKPYYYNSQTKESRWAKPKELEDLEGYQNTIVAGGLITKSNLHAMIKAEESSKQEECTTTSTAPVPTTEIPTTMSTMAAAEAAAAVVAAAAAAAAAANANTSTTPTNTVGSVPVAPEPEVTSIVPTVVDNENAVTISNEEQAQIANTTAIQDLSGDISSNTGEEPSKQETVTDFTPKKEEEESQPAKKTYTWNTKEEAKQAFKELLKEKRVPSNASWEQAMKMIINDPRYSALAKLSEKKQAFNAYKVQTEKEEKEEARSKYKEAKESFQRFLENHEKMTSTTRYKKAEQMFGEMEVWNAISERDRLEIYEDVLFFLSKKEKEQAKQLRKRNWEALKNILDNMANVTYSTTWSEAQQYLMDNPTFAEDEELQNMDKEDALICFEEHIRALEKEEEEEKQKTLLRERRRQRKNRESFQIFLDELHEHGQLHSMSSWMELYPTISSDIRFTNMLGQPGSTALDLFKFYVEDLKARYHDEKKIIKDILKDKGFVVEVNTTFEDFVAIISSTKRSTTLDAGNIKLAFNSLLEKAEAREREREKEEARKMKRKESAFKSMLKQAAPPIELDAVWEDIRERFVKEPAFEDITLESERKRIFKDFMHVLEHECQHHHSKNKKHSKKSKKHHRKRSRSRSGSDSDDDDSHSKKKRQRSESHSASEHSSSAESERSYKKSKKHKKKSKKRRHKSDSPESDTEREKDKKDKDRESEKDRSRQRSESKHKSPKKKTGKDSGNWDTSGSELSEGELEKRRRTLLEQLDDDQ from the exons CCTGGAGTAAATAGTATGGATGTAGCAGCAG gTGCAGCATCTGGTGCA aaatcaATGTGGACAGAACATAAATCACCCGATGGAAGGACTTATTATTACAATACTGAAACAAAACAGTCTACCTGGGAAAAACCAGATGATCTTAAAACACCTGCTGAG CAACTCTTGTCTAAATGCCCGTGGAAAGAGTACAAATCTGATTCTGGGAAGCCTTATTACTATAATTCTCAAACGAAAGAGTCCCGCTGGGCCAAACCAAAGGAACTTGAGGATCTTGAAG GATACCAGAATACCATTGTTGCTGGAGGTCTTATTACAAAATCAAACCTGCATG CTATGATCAAAGCTGAAGAAAGCAG CAAGCAAGAAGAATGTACTACAACATCAACAGCCCCAGTTCCTACAACAGAAATTCCTACCACTATGAGCACCATGGCTGCTGCAGAAGCAGCAGCTGCTGTTGttgcagctgctgcagctgctgcagcagcTGCTAATGCCAATACTTCCACCACACCTACTAATACTGTAGGAAGTGTTCCAGTTGCTCCTGAGCCTGAAGTTACTTCCATTGTTCCTACTGTTGTCGATAATGAAAACGCAGTAACTATATCCAATGAAGAACAAGCACAGATTGCTAATACCACAGCCATTCAAGATTTAAGTGGTGACATTTCCAGTAACACTGGAGAGGAACCATCTAAACAAGAAACTGTTACCGA TTTTACTcctaaaaaagaagaggaagagagccaACCAGCAAAAAAAACATACACTTGGAATACAAAGGAGGAGGCAAAGCAAGCATTTAAAGAATTATTGAAAGAAAAG cGGGTACCTTCGAATGCTTCGTGGGAGCAAGCTATGAAAATGATCATTAATGATCCTCGGTATAG tGCTTTAGCAAAGCTGAGTGAAAAAAAGCAGGCTTTTAATGCCTATAAAGTCCAgactgagaaagaggaaaaagaagaagcaagatCAAAATACAAAGAAGCTAAGGAATCTTTTCAGCGTTTTCTTGAAAATCATGAGAAAATGACTTCCACAACCAGATACAA AAAAGCCGAACAAATGTTTGGGGAGATGGAAGTTTGGAATGCTATATCAGAGCGTGATCGTCTTGAAATCTATGAAGATGTTTTGTTCTtcctttcaaaaaaagaaaag GAACAAGCAAAGCAGTTACGAAAGAGAAATTGGGAAGCCTTAAAAAACATACTTGACAACATGGCTAATGTCACGTATTCTACGACTTGGTCTGAAGCCCAGCAGTATCTGATGGATAATCCAACGTTTGCAGAGGATGAAGAGTTACAGA ACATGGATAAAGAAGATGCACTAATATGCTTTGAGGAACACATCCGGGctttagaaaaggaagaagaagaagaaaaacagaagacattGTTGAGAGAAAGGAGGCGGCAGCGTAAAAATAGGGAATCTTTTCAG ATATTCTTAGATGAACTACATGAACATGGACAACTACATTCTATGTCCTCTTGGATGGAACTATATCCAACCATTAGTTCTGACATTAGATTCACTAATATGCTTGGTCAGCCGG GATCAACTGCACTTGATCTTTTCAAGTTTTATGTTGAAGATCTTAAAGCACGTTATCATGAcgaaaaaaagataataaaagacATTCTGAAG GATAAAGGATTTGTAGTTGAAGTAAACACCACTTTTGAAGATTTTGTGGCAATAATAAGTTCAACAAAAAGATCAACTACTTTGGATGCTGGAAATATCAAGTTGGCTTTCAATAGT TTACTAGAAAAGGCAGAAGCCCGTGAAcgtgaaagagaaaaagaggaagcacgaaaaatgaaaagaaaagagtctGCATTTAAGAGTATGTTGAAACAGGCTGCTCCTCCAATAGAGCTGGATGCCGTCTGGGAAGAC ATCCGGGAGAGATTTGTAAAAGAACCAGCATTTGAGGACATAACTCtagaatctgaaagaaaaagaatatttaaagatTTCATGCATGTGCTTGAG CATGAATGTCAACATCATCATTCAAAGAACAAGAAACATTCTAAGAAATCTAAAAAACACCATAGGAAACGCTCCCGCTCTCGATCG GGATCAGATTCAGATGATGATGATAgccattcaaagaaaaaaagacagcgATCAGAGTCCCATTCTGCTTCAGAACATTCTTCTAGTGCTGAATCTG AGAGAAGTTATAAGAAATCAAAAAAGcataagaagaaaagcaaaaagaggaGACATAAATCT GATTCTCCAGAATCAGATACTGAACGAGAGAAGGATAAGAAAGATAAAGATCGGGAAAGTGAAAAAGACAGAAGTAGACAGAGATCAGAATCAAAACACAAATCACCTAAGAAAAAGACTGGAAAGGATTCT GGTAACTGGGATACTTCTGGCAGTGAACTGAGTGAAGGTGAATTAGAAAAGCGCAGAAGAACCCTTTTGGAGCAACTGGATGATGATCAATAA